A single Brachybacterium sillae DNA region contains:
- a CDS encoding ABC transporter permease codes for MTFLLQAIAWILDPTHWGGATGIGRALLQHLWYTALGVGLAALLAVPAGLFVGHTRRGRGLAVALTSGARAVPTLGLVTVLALWFGIGLTAPILAFIVLAVPSLLAGAYSACESVDDRVIDAARAQGMTEMQILRSVELPLGMPLLITGLRSATLQVVATAMLAAYVGNGGLGGYIFRGLKTGDYPLMLAGSLLVVLLAIILDLALLTLQRLADPQRRARADRTRRGPAQTATAEPSPTTPSGGTA; via the coding sequence ATGACCTTCCTGCTGCAGGCGATCGCCTGGATCCTCGACCCCACCCACTGGGGTGGCGCCACAGGCATCGGCCGGGCGCTGTTGCAGCACCTGTGGTACACCGCCCTCGGCGTCGGCCTCGCCGCCCTGCTGGCCGTCCCCGCCGGACTGTTCGTCGGACACACCCGCCGCGGACGCGGCCTCGCCGTCGCGCTCACGTCGGGCGCGCGCGCCGTGCCGACCCTCGGCCTGGTGACGGTGCTGGCCCTGTGGTTTGGCATCGGACTGACCGCCCCGATCCTCGCGTTCATCGTGCTGGCGGTGCCGTCGCTGCTGGCCGGCGCCTACTCCGCCTGCGAATCCGTCGACGACCGGGTGATCGACGCCGCCCGCGCCCAGGGCATGACCGAGATGCAGATCCTCCGCAGCGTCGAACTGCCGCTGGGCATGCCCCTGCTGATCACCGGCCTGCGTTCAGCCACCCTGCAGGTCGTCGCCACCGCCATGCTCGCCGCGTACGTCGGCAACGGCGGCCTCGGCGGCTACATCTTCCGCGGGCTCAAGACCGGTGACTATCCGCTGATGCTCGCCGGATCCCTGCTGGTCGTGCTGCTCGCGATTATCCTCGACCTCGCGCTGCTGACCCTGCAGCGCCTCGCCGACCCCCAGCGCCGCGCACGCGCGGATCGGACCCGTCGCGGGCCCGCCCAGACCGCCACCGCGGAACCGTCCCCCACCACGCCCTCAGGAGGCACCGCATGA
- a CDS encoding ABC transporter permease — protein sequence MTWLLANLDLVGRNLLAHLGQAVPPILLALLLSVPLAKLTARRPLLRNGVSVGSGLLYAVPSLPLFIVLPLIIGTSIRSPVNVIIALTLYGLALMVPAAQEAFRSVRPDALDAATAQGFTPLARFTQVELPLAGPALLAGLRVVTVSTVSLVTVGGVLGVPSLGMLFIDGFQRGIIAEVLTGIIATVLLALVLDALLVALGRLLMPWTRSRAGIAQRSEGSGDRRPGADATAAVEVRA from the coding sequence ATGACCTGGCTGCTGGCGAACCTCGACCTCGTGGGGCGGAACCTCCTCGCCCATCTGGGGCAGGCGGTCCCGCCGATCCTGCTGGCGCTGCTGCTGTCGGTGCCGCTGGCGAAGCTCACGGCCCGCAGGCCCCTGCTGCGCAACGGCGTCTCCGTCGGCTCCGGCCTGCTGTACGCGGTGCCGTCCCTGCCGCTGTTCATCGTGCTGCCCCTGATCATCGGCACCAGCATCCGCAGCCCGGTGAACGTCATCATCGCGCTCACCCTGTACGGACTGGCGCTGATGGTGCCCGCCGCGCAGGAGGCCTTCCGCTCCGTCCGCCCCGACGCCCTCGACGCCGCCACCGCCCAGGGCTTCACCCCGCTGGCGCGCTTCACCCAGGTGGAGCTGCCGCTCGCGGGGCCCGCGCTGCTCGCGGGGCTGCGCGTCGTCACCGTCTCCACGGTGTCCCTGGTGACCGTCGGTGGGGTGCTGGGGGTCCCCAGTCTCGGCATGCTGTTCATCGACGGTTTCCAGCGCGGCATCATCGCGGAGGTCCTCACCGGCATCATCGCCACCGTGCTGCTGGCGCTGGTGTTGGACGCTCTGCTGGTGGCCCTGGGACGGCTGCTGATGCCGTGGACACGCAGTCGCGCCGGGATCGCGCAGCGCTCGGAGGGCTCCGGTGACCGGCGACCCGGAGCCGACGCCACCGCAGCGGTGGAGGTGCGCGCATGA
- a CDS encoding ABC transporter ATP-binding protein, whose product MIRFDHVRKQYPDGTVAVDDVSFDVPSHRCVALVGSSGSGKTTLLRMVNRMVDPTSGRILIDDEDVSGINPVRLRRRIGYVMQAGGLLPHRTVLDNIATVPVLVGTARAEARRRAGELMELVGLDASMARRYPSQLSGGQQQRVGVARALAADPNILLMDEPFGAVDPIVRRELHGEMRRIQAELGKTIVLVTHDIDEAFQLGDEVVVLRPGGVIAQRGTPQEILDDPADDFVRGFLGMDSGQRSLRVERGTHHDLVLDGSGRAVGVLERR is encoded by the coding sequence GTGATCCGCTTCGACCACGTCCGCAAGCAGTACCCCGACGGCACCGTCGCGGTGGACGACGTCAGCTTCGACGTCCCCTCCCACCGCTGCGTCGCCCTCGTCGGTTCCTCCGGTTCGGGCAAGACCACCCTGTTGCGCATGGTCAACCGCATGGTGGACCCCACCTCCGGGCGGATCCTCATCGATGACGAGGACGTCTCCGGGATCAACCCGGTGCGTCTGCGGCGCCGCATCGGGTACGTGATGCAGGCCGGCGGGCTGCTGCCCCACCGCACCGTGCTCGACAACATCGCCACCGTGCCGGTGCTCGTCGGGACTGCGCGGGCTGAGGCCCGCCGCCGGGCCGGAGAGCTGATGGAACTGGTGGGACTGGACGCCTCCATGGCCCGCCGCTACCCCTCCCAGCTCTCCGGCGGCCAGCAGCAGCGCGTGGGCGTGGCGCGCGCGCTCGCCGCCGACCCGAACATCCTGCTCATGGACGAGCCCTTCGGGGCGGTCGACCCCATCGTGCGCCGAGAGCTGCACGGCGAGATGCGCCGCATCCAGGCGGAGCTCGGCAAGACGATCGTGCTGGTCACCCACGACATCGACGAGGCCTTCCAGCTCGGCGACGAGGTGGTGGTGCTGCGGCCCGGCGGGGTCATCGCCCAGCGCGGCACCCCCCAGGAGATCCTCGACGACCCCGCCGACGACTTCGTGCGCGGGTTCCTCGGCATGGATTCCGGCCAACGGTCCCTGCGAGTGGAGCGCGGCACCCACCACGACCTCGTGCTCGACGGCTCCGGGCGCGCCGTCGGGGTGCTGGAGCGCCGATGA
- the pdxT gene encoding pyridoxal 5'-phosphate synthase glutaminase subunit PdxT: MTIPAAEDARRPVRAGVLALQGGVREHAQMLRALGQDPVLVRRAADLDGLEALVLPGGESSTIDRLTRVLGLRGPLQQAIADGLPVLGTCAGMILVADRVLDPAPGQQTLGGLDVTVRRNAFGRQVDSTEEPIDTPDGQRTVAYIRAPKVEDVGEGVEVIATRPDAAHRGGGSIVGVRTPRAAGTTGEGPDIVALAFHPELTGVTDWHEDLLDRVRRRRAAG, translated from the coding sequence GTGACCATCCCCGCCGCTGAGGACGCCCGCCGCCCCGTGCGCGCGGGCGTCCTCGCCCTCCAGGGTGGTGTGCGTGAACACGCCCAGATGCTCCGCGCCCTCGGCCAGGATCCCGTGCTGGTGCGCCGCGCCGCCGACCTCGACGGCCTCGAGGCCCTCGTCCTGCCCGGCGGGGAGTCCTCCACCATCGACCGCCTCACCCGAGTGCTCGGGTTGCGCGGGCCGCTGCAGCAGGCCATTGCGGACGGGCTGCCGGTGCTCGGCACCTGTGCCGGCATGATCCTCGTCGCCGACCGCGTGCTGGATCCGGCCCCCGGGCAACAGACCCTTGGAGGGCTCGACGTCACCGTGCGGCGCAACGCCTTCGGCCGACAGGTCGACTCCACCGAGGAACCCATCGACACCCCCGATGGGCAGCGCACCGTCGCCTACATCCGCGCCCCGAAGGTCGAGGACGTGGGGGAGGGTGTCGAGGTGATCGCCACCAGGCCCGATGCCGCCCACCGCGGCGGCGGCTCCATCGTCGGCGTGCGGACCCCGCGCGCCGCCGGCACGACCGGCGAGGGACCCGATATCGTCGCGCTCGCCTTCCACCCGGAGCTCACCGGCGTCACCGACTGGCACGAGGACCTGCTGGATCGGGTGCGACGGCGCCGGGCCGCGGGCTGA
- the pdxS gene encoding pyridoxal 5'-phosphate synthase lyase subunit PdxS: MTETPSTTPAASTTGSPLVKRGLADMLKGGVIMDVVTAEQARIAEDAGAVAVMALERVPADIRAQGGVARMSDPDLIEQIQAAVSIPVMAKARIGHQVEAQVLEHLSVDYIDESEVLSPADYAHHIDKQRFTVPFVCGATNLGEALRRIAEGAAMIRSKGEAGTGDVSEATKHIRTIRTQIAELHALHASNPEQLYVAAKELQAPYEIVREVAERGELPVVLFTAGGVATPADAALMMQLGADGVFVGSGIFKSGDPAKRAAAIVKATAQYDDPAAIADASRGLGEAMVGINVADLPAPHRLAERGW, from the coding sequence ATGACTGAGACCCCCTCCACCACCCCCGCCGCGTCGACCACCGGCTCCCCGCTGGTCAAGCGCGGCCTCGCCGACATGCTCAAGGGCGGCGTCATCATGGACGTCGTCACCGCCGAGCAGGCCCGCATCGCCGAGGACGCCGGCGCCGTCGCCGTCATGGCCCTCGAGCGGGTGCCCGCCGACATCCGTGCCCAGGGTGGCGTCGCCCGCATGAGCGACCCCGACCTCATCGAACAGATCCAGGCCGCCGTCTCCATCCCCGTCATGGCCAAGGCCCGCATCGGCCACCAGGTGGAGGCCCAGGTGCTGGAGCACCTGAGTGTCGACTACATCGACGAATCCGAGGTGCTGAGCCCCGCCGACTACGCCCATCACATCGACAAGCAGCGCTTCACCGTGCCGTTCGTGTGCGGTGCGACCAACCTCGGGGAGGCCCTGCGTCGCATCGCCGAGGGTGCCGCGATGATCCGCTCCAAGGGCGAGGCCGGCACCGGGGACGTCTCCGAGGCCACCAAGCACATCCGCACCATCCGCACCCAGATCGCCGAGCTCCACGCCCTGCACGCCTCCAACCCGGAGCAGCTGTACGTCGCGGCGAAGGAGCTGCAGGCCCCGTACGAGATCGTGCGTGAGGTCGCCGAGCGCGGAGAACTGCCGGTCGTGCTGTTCACCGCCGGTGGCGTCGCCACCCCCGCCGACGCCGCCCTGATGATGCAGCTCGGCGCCGACGGCGTCTTCGTCGGCTCCGGGATCTTCAAGTCCGGCGACCCCGCCAAGCGCGCCGCCGCGATCGTCAAGGCCACCGCGCAGTACGACGATCCCGCCGCCATCGCCGACGCCTCCCGCGGCCTCGGTGAGGCCATGGTTGGGATCAATGTCGCCGACCTGCCCGCCCCCCATCGCCTGGCGGAGCGCGGTTGGTGA
- a CDS encoding PLP-dependent aminotransferase family protein — protein sequence MARTPRPVDLPLDPRVGAEGSVTERLTAQLREAVTTGTLRPGDHLPSTRSLAVRLGVSRGSVVTAYEQLTAEGYVEAVRGSGTRVTPALTSHLASPRPRSADRSPRAAGGAGEPAGALRGAARRRATTGPTVPHPIDLRPGGVDVSPLVTPAWRSAWREAAAHPRRSAPPADGDPALRAAIAERLRRVRGCSVDPAAPVVTAGARHGLSLLLTALATRRGRPLVVAFESPGSPGLRQVPALLGHRTVDAPVDTDGLDPAQVPAGIDVLVVTPSHQFPLGADLPLARRLAVLELARERDVLVVEDEHTAEWRWSGAPLPALAGLDDPRDPRVALLGTVSSQLGPGSALGHVVPPAPMRDAVTASQSALGSPVDAVVQDAAARFLTGGGFDRHLQRLRTAHRKRLEILQHTLAEVPGVELQPVPGGLAAVALTALPEEKAVARARAAGVLVTGLHGYWGGPTGRDGVLIGFGGPTRELQLGLSRLVEALRTAPSRDQRP from the coding sequence ATGGCTCGCACCCCCCGCCCCGTCGACCTGCCGCTCGACCCACGGGTCGGGGCCGAGGGCTCGGTCACGGAACGCCTCACCGCCCAACTGCGGGAGGCCGTGACCACGGGCACCCTGCGCCCCGGGGACCACCTGCCGAGCACCCGCAGCCTGGCGGTGAGGCTGGGGGTCTCCCGCGGTAGCGTCGTCACCGCTTACGAGCAGCTCACCGCTGAGGGCTACGTGGAGGCGGTCCGCGGCAGCGGCACCCGCGTCACCCCTGCCCTGACCAGTCACCTCGCCTCACCCCGGCCCCGGTCCGCTGACCGCTCCCCCCGCGCTGCCGGCGGGGCCGGCGAACCCGCCGGTGCCCTCCGCGGCGCCGCCCGGCGCCGGGCCACCACCGGCCCCACGGTTCCCCACCCCATCGACCTGCGTCCGGGCGGTGTCGATGTCTCCCCGCTGGTGACCCCCGCGTGGCGCTCCGCCTGGCGGGAGGCCGCCGCCCACCCGCGTCGATCCGCTCCCCCGGCCGATGGGGACCCGGCGCTGCGTGCCGCGATCGCGGAGCGTCTTCGCCGCGTGCGCGGGTGCAGTGTCGACCCTGCCGCACCGGTGGTCACCGCCGGCGCCCGTCACGGCCTCAGTCTGCTGCTGACCGCCCTGGCCACCCGTCGCGGCCGTCCCCTGGTGGTGGCCTTCGAATCCCCGGGTTCCCCCGGATTGCGGCAGGTGCCCGCCCTGCTGGGTCACCGCACCGTCGATGCCCCCGTCGATACGGACGGGCTCGATCCGGCGCAGGTGCCGGCCGGGATCGACGTGCTGGTGGTGACGCCCTCCCATCAGTTCCCCCTGGGGGCGGACCTCCCGCTGGCGCGGCGCCTGGCGGTGCTGGAACTGGCACGGGAGCGGGACGTGCTGGTGGTGGAGGACGAGCACACCGCGGAGTGGCGCTGGTCGGGCGCACCCCTGCCGGCGCTGGCGGGGCTCGACGATCCCCGGGATCCGCGGGTGGCACTGCTCGGGACGGTGTCCTCCCAGTTGGGGCCGGGCAGCGCCCTGGGGCATGTGGTGCCGCCCGCCCCGATGCGGGACGCGGTCACCGCCTCCCAGTCGGCCCTCGGCTCACCGGTCGATGCCGTGGTGCAGGACGCCGCCGCGCGGTTCCTCACCGGCGGTGGGTTCGACCGGCATCTGCAGCGTCTGCGCACCGCCCACCGCAAGCGGCTGGAGATCCTGCAACACACCCTCGCGGAGGTGCCCGGCGTGGAGCTGCAGCCGGTCCCCGGCGGGCTCGCGGCCGTGGCCCTCACCGCGCTCCCCGAGGAGAAGGCGGTGGCCCGGGCCCGCGCGGCGGGGGTGCTGGTCACCGGACTGCACGGCTACTGGGGTGGACCGACGGGCCGCGACGGCGTGCTGATCGGCTTCGGGGGGCCGACCCGGGAGCTGCAGCTCGGCCTCAGCCGCCTCGTGGAGGCCCTGCGGACCGCGCCGTCCCGGGATCAGCGCCCGTAG
- a CDS encoding hydroxymethylpyrimidine/phosphomethylpyrimidine kinase gives MTHVALSIAGSEATGGAGAQTDLKTFHQLGTFGTVALTCIVSFDPSHDWAHRFVPIDPQVIRDQIEATTALHDIDTVKIGMLGTPTTIDAVARSLGERTFRHVVLDPVLICKGQEPGAALDTDNALKEKILPLATFVTPNHFESMALSGMDSITSVEDLTEAARRIHEISGAVVLAKGGVELDGDDAVDVFHDGEQTVELRSPKIGQERVSGAGCTLAAAVTAELAKGATPLEAARVAKDVVTSSIEHRQSGHAPFEAVYQGAYGR, from the coding sequence ATGACGCATGTCGCCCTGTCCATCGCCGGATCCGAGGCCACCGGCGGCGCCGGTGCCCAGACCGACCTGAAGACCTTCCATCAGCTCGGCACCTTCGGGACCGTGGCGCTCACCTGCATCGTCTCCTTCGACCCGTCCCACGACTGGGCGCACCGCTTCGTGCCGATCGACCCCCAGGTGATCCGCGACCAGATCGAGGCGACCACCGCCCTGCATGACATCGACACCGTGAAGATCGGCATGCTCGGCACCCCCACCACCATCGACGCGGTGGCGCGCAGCCTCGGGGAGCGGACCTTCCGGCACGTGGTGCTGGATCCCGTGCTGATCTGCAAGGGCCAGGAGCCCGGCGCGGCGCTGGACACCGACAACGCCCTCAAGGAGAAGATCCTGCCGCTGGCCACGTTCGTGACCCCCAATCACTTCGAGTCGATGGCGCTGTCCGGGATGGACTCCATCACCTCGGTGGAGGATCTCACCGAGGCAGCGCGCCGCATCCACGAGATCTCCGGTGCGGTGGTGCTCGCCAAGGGCGGTGTGGAACTGGACGGCGACGACGCCGTGGACGTGTTCCACGACGGAGAGCAGACCGTCGAGCTGCGCTCCCCGAAGATCGGCCAGGAGCGGGTCTCCGGCGCCGGCTGCACCCTCGCCGCCGCCGTCACCGCGGAACTCGCCAAGGGCGCCACCCCGCTGGAGGCCGCGCGGGTCGCGAAGGACGTCGTGACCAGCTCCATCGAGCACCGACAGAGCGGCCACGCGCCGTTCGAGGCGGTGTATCAGGGGGCCTACGGGCGCTGA
- a CDS encoding GtrA family protein has product MPSTLRRLRDRHLASSAKFLLVGGVVFLVDALMYNLLVFWHPTQGWGQGMLFSHPITAKVLTIAAASVLTYLGNRLWTFGARPVDSTSRSVLAFVVVNIIAAGLQLACLGFSRYVLGWDSPLADNISGTVVGQIVSTSLRYVTYGRFVFPDRDQLSRSDGPSMPLN; this is encoded by the coding sequence GTGCCCTCCACCCTCCGTCGCCTCCGGGACCGCCACCTGGCCTCCAGCGCGAAGTTCCTCCTGGTCGGGGGTGTGGTGTTCCTGGTGGACGCCCTGATGTACAACCTGCTGGTGTTCTGGCACCCGACGCAGGGCTGGGGCCAGGGGATGCTGTTCTCCCACCCGATCACTGCGAAGGTGCTGACCATCGCGGCGGCGTCCGTGCTGACCTACCTGGGCAACCGCCTGTGGACCTTCGGGGCCCGGCCGGTGGACAGCACCTCCCGCTCCGTCCTCGCCTTCGTGGTCGTGAACATCATCGCGGCGGGCCTGCAGCTCGCCTGCCTGGGGTTCTCCCGGTACGTGCTGGGGTGGGACTCACCGCTGGCCGACAACATCTCCGGGACGGTCGTGGGACAGATCGTCTCCACGTCCTTGAGATATGTGACGTACGGCCGGTTCGTGTTTCCGGATCGTGACCAACTGTCCCGGTCGGACGGCCCCTCTATGCCCCTAAACTGA
- a CDS encoding PTS sugar transporter subunit IIA: MTTTAPGHTETGRSGASPRVLVQKVGTALSSMVMPNIPALIAWGLITALFIPVGWMPNEALSSIVGPMIHYLLPLLIANTAGRMVYDARGAVVGVTATMGVIAGSDWLIQQENTRLLADWVAAGNAEADFAPLGQVHMFIGAMMMAPFAAWAMKQLDRLWADRIPAGFEMLVNMFSAGIWGTIAALLGFFALAPVINAVMAALSAGVAALVGAGLLPLVSLLIEPAKVFFLNNAINHGVLTPLGTQEAGEAGKSILFLLEANPGPGLGILLAWSIFGRGAARASAPGAAIIHFFGGIHEIYFPYVLMRPLLIIAAIAGGMTGVFLNVLFGNGLVGPAAPGSIIAVMTMAARGDQLTVLLSVLGAALVSFLVAALLLRLGRKDRDDDLAAATARMEEMKGKKSSVAGALTGAGAAGSVAAAAAASGATGPIRRIVFACDAGMGSSAMGATVLRKKVRAAGFDDVEVTNKSIASLSDEWDVVVTQKELTPRAAQRTGSAVQVSVDNFMNSPRYDEVVELIRERSGQGAATADGPAEPAPVAAATAPTAATTGSHRAEPTPTQASSAPGAEAPADGAATEVLPLSSIVLGGVAASADDAIDEAGGLLVRAGAVEDGYVAAMHDRESTVSTFMGNGLAIPHGTHEAKESILRSGMSLVRYDREIDWNGNPVRYVVGIAGRGDEHLALLQSVALIFADPAQVARLDAATTPQEVRALFDEQR, translated from the coding sequence ATGACCACCACCGCACCCGGACACACCGAGACGGGGCGCTCCGGCGCCTCGCCGCGGGTGCTCGTCCAGAAGGTCGGCACCGCCCTGTCCAGCATGGTGATGCCGAACATCCCCGCCCTCATCGCGTGGGGCCTGATCACCGCCCTCTTCATCCCCGTCGGGTGGATGCCGAACGAGGCACTGTCCTCGATCGTGGGCCCGATGATCCACTACCTGCTGCCGCTGCTCATCGCGAACACCGCCGGCCGCATGGTGTACGACGCCCGCGGCGCCGTCGTCGGTGTCACCGCCACCATGGGTGTGATCGCCGGATCCGACTGGCTGATCCAGCAGGAGAACACCCGTCTGCTGGCCGACTGGGTGGCCGCCGGGAACGCCGAGGCGGACTTCGCCCCGCTGGGCCAGGTGCACATGTTCATCGGCGCGATGATGATGGCGCCGTTCGCCGCCTGGGCGATGAAGCAGCTGGACCGTCTGTGGGCCGATCGCATCCCCGCGGGCTTCGAGATGCTCGTGAACATGTTCTCCGCCGGCATCTGGGGGACCATCGCCGCGCTGCTCGGGTTCTTCGCCCTGGCCCCGGTGATCAACGCCGTGATGGCGGCGCTCAGCGCCGGTGTCGCGGCTCTGGTCGGCGCCGGGCTGCTGCCGCTGGTGTCGCTGCTGATCGAACCCGCCAAGGTGTTCTTCCTGAACAACGCCATCAACCACGGGGTGCTGACTCCGCTGGGCACCCAGGAGGCCGGTGAGGCCGGCAAGTCGATCCTGTTCCTGCTGGAGGCGAACCCGGGACCGGGCCTGGGCATCCTGCTGGCGTGGTCGATCTTCGGCCGGGGCGCCGCCCGTGCGTCCGCGCCGGGTGCCGCCATCATCCACTTCTTCGGTGGCATCCACGAGATCTACTTCCCCTACGTGCTCATGCGCCCGCTGCTGATCATCGCCGCCATCGCCGGTGGCATGACCGGCGTGTTCCTCAACGTGCTGTTCGGCAACGGGCTCGTCGGCCCCGCCGCCCCGGGTTCGATCATCGCGGTCATGACGATGGCCGCCCGCGGCGACCAGCTGACGGTGCTGCTGTCCGTCCTCGGCGCCGCCCTGGTGAGCTTCCTGGTCGCCGCGCTGCTGCTGCGTCTGGGCCGCAAGGACCGGGACGACGACCTCGCCGCCGCGACCGCGCGGATGGAGGAGATGAAGGGCAAGAAGTCCTCCGTCGCCGGTGCCCTCACCGGGGCCGGGGCCGCCGGCTCCGTCGCGGCCGCCGCCGCAGCGTCGGGCGCCACCGGCCCGATCCGTCGGATCGTGTTCGCCTGCGACGCGGGTATGGGGTCCTCCGCCATGGGCGCGACGGTGCTGCGCAAGAAGGTCCGTGCCGCCGGTTTCGACGACGTTGAGGTGACGAACAAGTCCATCGCCAGCCTCTCCGACGAGTGGGATGTGGTGGTGACGCAGAAGGAGCTCACCCCCCGCGCCGCCCAGCGCACGGGTTCCGCGGTGCAGGTGAGCGTCGACAACTTCATGAACTCGCCGCGGTACGACGAGGTCGTGGAGCTGATCCGTGAGCGCAGCGGCCAGGGTGCCGCCACGGCCGACGGGCCGGCCGAACCCGCCCCGGTGGCCGCCGCCACAGCCCCCACCGCCGCCACCACCGGCAGCCACCGCGCCGAGCCCACCCCCACCCAGGCCAGCTCGGCCCCGGGGGCGGAGGCCCCTGCGGACGGTGCCGCCACCGAGGTGCTGCCGCTGAGCTCGATCGTGCTGGGTGGGGTCGCCGCCTCCGCTGACGACGCGATCGACGAGGCCGGCGGCCTGTTGGTGCGGGCCGGTGCCGTCGAGGACGGTTATGTGGCCGCGATGCATGACCGCGAGAGCACCGTCTCCACGTTCATGGGCAACGGCCTGGCGATCCCCCACGGCACCCACGAGGCGAAGGAGTCGATCCTGCGCTCCGGCATGTCGCTGGTGCGGTACGACCGGGAGATCGACTGGAACGGCAACCCGGTGCGGTACGTCGTCGGGATCGCCGGCCGCGGTGACGAGCACCTCGCGCTGCTGCAGAGTGTGGCGCTGATCTTCGCCGACCCGGCCCAGGTCGCCCGCCTCGATGCGGCCACCACTCCGCAGGAGGTCCGTGCGCTGTTCGACGAGCAGCGCTGA
- a CDS encoding mannitol-1-phosphate 5-dehydrogenase, with product MKAVHFGAGNIGRGFVGLLLHEAGIEVVFADVAAPLIEALQQADSYTVHAVGVAPTDTVVTGFRALNSATQAEELTREIASAQIVTTAVGAHILRFVAPAIAAGIAARPADTPRVAVMACENAINATDILEAEVRRAYTGEDLDERAFFANTAVDRIVPAQAADAGLDVTVETFHEWAVDRRPFAGEEPDIPGITWVEDLAPYIERKLFTVNTGHATTAWFGWAAGLEKIADAVTDKDVRPKVAAVLAETSSLLVAKHGFAAQTQQAYVEKILQRFANPHLPDTVERVGRAPERKLSRHERIIGPAAELAERGLNHDSLVSAFAAALRFTPEGDEEVTRVQQLLTGGDADQVTRTLTGLEPEHPLYPSIRSEVERRIAEL from the coding sequence ATGAAGGCAGTCCATTTCGGTGCCGGGAACATCGGCCGCGGTTTCGTCGGTCTGCTGCTGCACGAGGCCGGGATCGAGGTCGTCTTCGCCGACGTCGCGGCCCCGCTGATCGAGGCTCTCCAGCAGGCCGACTCCTACACCGTGCATGCCGTCGGCGTCGCACCGACCGACACCGTCGTGACCGGTTTCCGGGCCCTGAACTCCGCCACCCAGGCGGAGGAACTGACACGGGAGATCGCCTCCGCCCAGATCGTCACCACCGCCGTCGGCGCCCACATCCTGCGGTTCGTCGCCCCGGCGATCGCGGCGGGTATCGCGGCCCGCCCCGCCGACACCCCCCGTGTGGCCGTCATGGCCTGCGAGAACGCCATCAACGCCACCGACATCCTGGAGGCCGAGGTCCGCAGGGCCTACACGGGTGAGGATCTCGACGAGCGCGCCTTCTTCGCCAACACCGCCGTCGACCGGATCGTGCCCGCGCAGGCGGCTGACGCGGGTCTCGACGTCACCGTGGAGACCTTCCACGAGTGGGCGGTGGACCGGCGTCCCTTCGCCGGTGAGGAGCCCGACATCCCCGGCATCACCTGGGTGGAGGACCTCGCCCCCTACATCGAGCGCAAGCTCTTCACGGTGAACACCGGCCACGCCACCACCGCCTGGTTCGGGTGGGCCGCGGGCCTCGAGAAGATCGCCGACGCCGTCACCGACAAGGACGTGCGGCCGAAGGTCGCGGCGGTGCTGGCTGAGACGTCGTCACTGCTGGTAGCCAAGCACGGGTTCGCCGCCCAGACCCAGCAGGCGTACGTGGAGAAGATCCTGCAGCGGTTCGCGAACCCGCATCTGCCCGACACGGTCGAGCGGGTCGGCCGCGCCCCCGAGCGGAAGCTCTCCCGGCATGAGCGCATCATCGGCCCCGCCGCGGAGCTCGCCGAACGGGGTCTGAATCACGACAGCCTGGTCTCGGCCTTCGCCGCGGCCCTGCGTTTCACCCCGGAGGGCGATGAGGAGGTCACGCGGGTCCAGCAGCTCCTCACCGGAGGCGACGCCGACCAGGTCACCCGCACCCTCACCGGTCTGGAGCCGGAGCATCCGCTGTACCCGTCGATCCGCAGCGAGGTCGAGCGCCGCATCGCGGAGCTCTGA
- a CDS encoding HPr family phosphocarrier protein: protein MAERTVKIASASGLHARPAAIFSKAAGEQPAQVTIEKVGGNPVQASSILMLMTLGAGHGDEVTLRAEGEGAEESVNALAELLEKDLDAEG, encoded by the coding sequence ATGGCAGAGCGCACCGTGAAGATCGCCAGCGCCTCCGGGCTGCACGCCCGTCCCGCCGCGATCTTCTCCAAGGCCGCCGGTGAGCAGCCCGCCCAGGTCACCATCGAGAAGGTGGGCGGCAACCCCGTGCAGGCCTCGAGCATCCTCATGCTCATGACCCTCGGCGCCGGTCACGGCGACGAGGTCACGCTGCGCGCCGAGGGCGAGGGCGCCGAGGAGTCGGTGAACGCCCTGGCCGAGCTGCTGGAGAAGGACCTCGACGCCGAGGGCTGA